Below is a window of Oncorhynchus clarkii lewisi isolate Uvic-CL-2024 chromosome 19, UVic_Ocla_1.0, whole genome shotgun sequence DNA.
GCTCCACACCGTAATCACAAACCTTCCTTTCAAGCATCTTGCTCTTTAAACACACCCAACCCACTCTGGACGGCAACTCCATCCCCTCCATAAGAGCCATACGTTTATTAAACCCACCCCATCGCTCCATCCTACCCtatcgctccctctctctatccctccgcACAGAAAGCATGGTAACCCTAGCACTAACCCACCCCCATCCTtccctaaaaatatatatatatatatatatatatatatatatatatatatattattgtccAATAGCGTTCTTCCTCATCATCTCCTCGTCCTGAACGGAGAGCTCGGTGAGCTTGCGGCCCAGCCTCTCGTGTAGATCCAGGTACTTGGCCACACAGCGGTCCAGACAGACCGCCTCCCCTTTAGACAGCTCTGCCT
It encodes the following:
- the LOC139374639 gene encoding mitochondrial import inner membrane translocase subunit Tim10, which translates into the protein MDPEKAQQLAAELEVEMMADMYNRMTNACHRKCVPPHYKEAELSKGEAVCLDRCVAKYLDLHERLGRKLTELSVQDEEMMRKNAIGQ